A portion of the Parasteatoda tepidariorum isolate YZ-2023 chromosome 5, CAS_Ptep_4.0, whole genome shotgun sequence genome contains these proteins:
- the LOC122270632 gene encoding uncharacterized protein isoform X2, translating into MAAMRTKYRVVTDETMVESCPAEDPSISCCGPHVFTSVLLGVLACVLMTGGVFLAFHRWDPLWLIVSGVGVILVLIGSILHCCRPSGGGGTKGCCPPDHHLHHNHLLLNGGSLTEQLLPLSNARSVSQLSLNMLPGYFPPMVTTYGIEQHSAVVQNINRQQQPGKNLILLSLPGNTPQANIQNLVATVYQLDGSVLAETSNSSTDPPATTPPVSSSAVQSNIPVLKNAEVQTCVAWPVPNAAINNASPSTSNDCSPISTQTDDVAINLMDCLPDDPICDTSFASNESPAILVDISEDSEPESITNNIPDTTSLSYTQLPIEPSEVLVAEMLTSSNSLQTAAAENVEESPPTIHRTTDSPPVPVVESTDVVQNNLSSSLVDVVQNDLSSSLVDVIQNDNSSSLVDVDSLGRSSPPPSYEDVQGETSVGGVFGLAYGTL; encoded by the exons GTTGTAACGGATGAAACGATGGTGGAATCCTGTCCTGCTGAGGACCCCTCGATCTCATGTTGCGGTCCTCACGTCTTCACATCCGTCCTCTTGGGCGTTCTCGCATGTGTCCTCATGACAGGAGGAGTCTTCCTGGCATTCCATCGATGGGATCCCCTCTGGCTGATCGTCTCAGGGGTCGGAGTTATTCTGGTGCTCATTGGTTCCATCCTCCACTGTTGCCGTCCATCAGGAGGAGGTGGCACCAAAGGATGCTGTCCACCCGATCACCATCTCCACCACAACCACCTCCTCCTCAATGGTGGAAGTCTCACAGAACAGTTATTACCTCTCAGTAATGCCAG ATCAGTGAGTCAGTTGTCCCTGAATATGCTGCCAGGATATTTTCCTCCGATGGTGACAACATACGGAATCGAGCAGCATTCGGCTGTTGTGCAGAACATTAATCGACAGCAGCAACCTGGAAagaacttaattcttttatctCTACCTGGAAATACTCCACAGGCCAATATACAGAATCTTGTAGCTACAGTCTATCAGTTGGATGGaag TGTGCTGGCAGAAACTTCCAATTCTTCAACGGATCCACCAGCCACGACGCCTCCAGTTAGTTCCTCAGCAGTTCAGAGCAACATTCCAGTTTTAAAGAATGCCGAAGTTCAAACTTGTGTGGCTTGGCCAGTGCCAAATGCTGCCATAAACAATGCCTCGCCCAGCACAAGTAACGACTGTTCCCCTATCAGTACTCAAACGGACGATGTTGCCATTAATTTAATGGACTGTTTACCCGATGATCCAATCTGTGATACCTCATTTGCATCCAACGAATCACCCGCGATATTAGTGGACATTTCTGAGGATAGTGAACCCGAATCAATAACCAACAACATCCCAGATACCACCAGTCTTTCGTATACACAACTCCCAATAGAACCCTCAGAAGTGCTGGTTGCTGAAATGTTGACATCATCTAACAGCCTGCAAACAGCAGCTGCTGAAAATGTTGAAGAATCACCTCCTACCATTCATCGAACGACGGACTCGCCTCCTGTACCTGTCGTAGAATCAACGGATGTCGTGCAGAACAATCTTTCATCTTCTCTCGTTGATGTGGTACAGAACGATCTTTCATCTTCTCTCGTTGATGTCATACAGAACGACAATTCATCTTCTCTCGTTGATGTCGATTCCTTAGGTAGATCATCCCCACCTCCTAGCTATGAGGATGTTCAGGGTGAGACTTCAGTGGGTGGTGTGTTTGGTTTAGCGTATGGAACGCTGTAA
- the LOC122270632 gene encoding uncharacterized protein isoform X1, translated as MKKYNTIHKGHLSQRPLSKRKREAQLVNSLLIVELNEPFSSSSNDVTIVVTDETMVESCPAEDPSISCCGPHVFTSVLLGVLACVLMTGGVFLAFHRWDPLWLIVSGVGVILVLIGSILHCCRPSGGGGTKGCCPPDHHLHHNHLLLNGGSLTEQLLPLSNARSVSQLSLNMLPGYFPPMVTTYGIEQHSAVVQNINRQQQPGKNLILLSLPGNTPQANIQNLVATVYQLDGSVLAETSNSSTDPPATTPPVSSSAVQSNIPVLKNAEVQTCVAWPVPNAAINNASPSTSNDCSPISTQTDDVAINLMDCLPDDPICDTSFASNESPAILVDISEDSEPESITNNIPDTTSLSYTQLPIEPSEVLVAEMLTSSNSLQTAAAENVEESPPTIHRTTDSPPVPVVESTDVVQNNLSSSLVDVVQNDLSSSLVDVIQNDNSSSLVDVDSLGRSSPPPSYEDVQGETSVGGVFGLAYGTL; from the exons GTTGTAACGGATGAAACGATGGTGGAATCCTGTCCTGCTGAGGACCCCTCGATCTCATGTTGCGGTCCTCACGTCTTCACATCCGTCCTCTTGGGCGTTCTCGCATGTGTCCTCATGACAGGAGGAGTCTTCCTGGCATTCCATCGATGGGATCCCCTCTGGCTGATCGTCTCAGGGGTCGGAGTTATTCTGGTGCTCATTGGTTCCATCCTCCACTGTTGCCGTCCATCAGGAGGAGGTGGCACCAAAGGATGCTGTCCACCCGATCACCATCTCCACCACAACCACCTCCTCCTCAATGGTGGAAGTCTCACAGAACAGTTATTACCTCTCAGTAATGCCAG ATCAGTGAGTCAGTTGTCCCTGAATATGCTGCCAGGATATTTTCCTCCGATGGTGACAACATACGGAATCGAGCAGCATTCGGCTGTTGTGCAGAACATTAATCGACAGCAGCAACCTGGAAagaacttaattcttttatctCTACCTGGAAATACTCCACAGGCCAATATACAGAATCTTGTAGCTACAGTCTATCAGTTGGATGGaag TGTGCTGGCAGAAACTTCCAATTCTTCAACGGATCCACCAGCCACGACGCCTCCAGTTAGTTCCTCAGCAGTTCAGAGCAACATTCCAGTTTTAAAGAATGCCGAAGTTCAAACTTGTGTGGCTTGGCCAGTGCCAAATGCTGCCATAAACAATGCCTCGCCCAGCACAAGTAACGACTGTTCCCCTATCAGTACTCAAACGGACGATGTTGCCATTAATTTAATGGACTGTTTACCCGATGATCCAATCTGTGATACCTCATTTGCATCCAACGAATCACCCGCGATATTAGTGGACATTTCTGAGGATAGTGAACCCGAATCAATAACCAACAACATCCCAGATACCACCAGTCTTTCGTATACACAACTCCCAATAGAACCCTCAGAAGTGCTGGTTGCTGAAATGTTGACATCATCTAACAGCCTGCAAACAGCAGCTGCTGAAAATGTTGAAGAATCACCTCCTACCATTCATCGAACGACGGACTCGCCTCCTGTACCTGTCGTAGAATCAACGGATGTCGTGCAGAACAATCTTTCATCTTCTCTCGTTGATGTGGTACAGAACGATCTTTCATCTTCTCTCGTTGATGTCATACAGAACGACAATTCATCTTCTCTCGTTGATGTCGATTCCTTAGGTAGATCATCCCCACCTCCTAGCTATGAGGATGTTCAGGGTGAGACTTCAGTGGGTGGTGTGTTTGGTTTAGCGTATGGAACGCTGTAA
- the LOC122270632 gene encoding uncharacterized protein isoform X3, translating to MVESCPAEDPSISCCGPHVFTSVLLGVLACVLMTGGVFLAFHRWDPLWLIVSGVGVILVLIGSILHCCRPSGGGGTKGCCPPDHHLHHNHLLLNGGSLTEQLLPLSNARSVSQLSLNMLPGYFPPMVTTYGIEQHSAVVQNINRQQQPGKNLILLSLPGNTPQANIQNLVATVYQLDGSVLAETSNSSTDPPATTPPVSSSAVQSNIPVLKNAEVQTCVAWPVPNAAINNASPSTSNDCSPISTQTDDVAINLMDCLPDDPICDTSFASNESPAILVDISEDSEPESITNNIPDTTSLSYTQLPIEPSEVLVAEMLTSSNSLQTAAAENVEESPPTIHRTTDSPPVPVVESTDVVQNNLSSSLVDVVQNDLSSSLVDVIQNDNSSSLVDVDSLGRSSPPPSYEDVQGETSVGGVFGLAYGTL from the exons ATGGTGGAATCCTGTCCTGCTGAGGACCCCTCGATCTCATGTTGCGGTCCTCACGTCTTCACATCCGTCCTCTTGGGCGTTCTCGCATGTGTCCTCATGACAGGAGGAGTCTTCCTGGCATTCCATCGATGGGATCCCCTCTGGCTGATCGTCTCAGGGGTCGGAGTTATTCTGGTGCTCATTGGTTCCATCCTCCACTGTTGCCGTCCATCAGGAGGAGGTGGCACCAAAGGATGCTGTCCACCCGATCACCATCTCCACCACAACCACCTCCTCCTCAATGGTGGAAGTCTCACAGAACAGTTATTACCTCTCAGTAATGCCAG ATCAGTGAGTCAGTTGTCCCTGAATATGCTGCCAGGATATTTTCCTCCGATGGTGACAACATACGGAATCGAGCAGCATTCGGCTGTTGTGCAGAACATTAATCGACAGCAGCAACCTGGAAagaacttaattcttttatctCTACCTGGAAATACTCCACAGGCCAATATACAGAATCTTGTAGCTACAGTCTATCAGTTGGATGGaag TGTGCTGGCAGAAACTTCCAATTCTTCAACGGATCCACCAGCCACGACGCCTCCAGTTAGTTCCTCAGCAGTTCAGAGCAACATTCCAGTTTTAAAGAATGCCGAAGTTCAAACTTGTGTGGCTTGGCCAGTGCCAAATGCTGCCATAAACAATGCCTCGCCCAGCACAAGTAACGACTGTTCCCCTATCAGTACTCAAACGGACGATGTTGCCATTAATTTAATGGACTGTTTACCCGATGATCCAATCTGTGATACCTCATTTGCATCCAACGAATCACCCGCGATATTAGTGGACATTTCTGAGGATAGTGAACCCGAATCAATAACCAACAACATCCCAGATACCACCAGTCTTTCGTATACACAACTCCCAATAGAACCCTCAGAAGTGCTGGTTGCTGAAATGTTGACATCATCTAACAGCCTGCAAACAGCAGCTGCTGAAAATGTTGAAGAATCACCTCCTACCATTCATCGAACGACGGACTCGCCTCCTGTACCTGTCGTAGAATCAACGGATGTCGTGCAGAACAATCTTTCATCTTCTCTCGTTGATGTGGTACAGAACGATCTTTCATCTTCTCTCGTTGATGTCATACAGAACGACAATTCATCTTCTCTCGTTGATGTCGATTCCTTAGGTAGATCATCCCCACCTCCTAGCTATGAGGATGTTCAGGGTGAGACTTCAGTGGGTGGTGTGTTTGGTTTAGCGTATGGAACGCTGTAA